One stretch of Glandiceps talaboti chromosome 7, keGlaTala1.1, whole genome shotgun sequence DNA includes these proteins:
- the LOC144438041 gene encoding uncharacterized protein LOC144438041, protein MAVYSLYGSQGPVRYSVCSYDNIFIGTSGILYSHGSYPSNYPDRMTCSVTIGTVSPYDSVSLQFLDVSMYNPQYNSYSKDCTYGDRVSVVDIDGATLFNVCGEDQLFTVNSGVGGLTVTFVSGNNQVFGGERRGFKALLTPYSLRQSWDGCHLYDFKCDNDHCIPDKLLCDGDDNCGDNSDERDCGTTVDRFVVGSIIGVIVIFIAVLTLIYCCCRKKSSRSRPRATDRPITSDVTTGRNRNSNAHYPATTVNPVVTYFFGQVNINPSAPAQQPHPHSGIVQPQPHYTAPPSGVPVQGYMTEQTYVSLAPNAPTMVPTYPSVQMGGHNVYNPGYPPPQGITFAPGNHPVYPPPPEEIMASPPPSYDSVVNSEQTQQ, encoded by the exons ATGGCTGTATATTCATTATACGGAAGCCAGGGCCCCGTTAGATATTCAG TATGTAGTTATGATAACATATTCATAGGGACGAGTGGGATTCTATACTCTCATGGCAGTTATCCATCTAACTATCCTGATCGAATGACTTGTTCTGTCACCATTGGGACAGTGTCTCCATATGATAGTGTTTCTCTGCAGTTTCTCGATGTCAGCATGTATAATCCACAATACAATAGTTATAGCAAAG ACTGTACTTACGGGGACCGTGTTAGCGTGGTTGATATAGATGGAGCAACATTATTCAATGTTTGTGGAGAAGACCAGCTTTTTACTGTCAACTCAGGAGTCGGGGGTTTGACAGTAACATTCGTGTCCGGAAATAATCAAGTATTTGGAGGTGAAAGAAGGGGTTTCAAAGCCCTCCTCACTCCCTACTCCTTAAGGC aGTCCTGGGATGGTTGTCATCTTTATGATTTTAAGTGTGATAATGACCATTGTATCCCAGACAAATTACTTTGTGATGGAGATGACAATTGTGGAGACAACTCTGATGAACGAGATTGTG GAACTACTGTTGATAGGTTTGTAGTTGGTTCTATTATTGGTGTGATTGTCATATTCATTGCTGTTTTGACTCTCATATATTGCTGTTGCCGTAAGAAATCGTCACGATCCAGACCACGTGCTACTGACAGACCCATTACTAGTGATGTAACTACAGGGAGAAACAGAAACTCAAACGCACACTATCCAGCGACAACTGTCAA TCCAGTCGTTACGTACTTCTTTGGTCAAGTCAACATCAACCCGTCCGCTCCTGCTCAACAGCCACATCCACACAGTGGAATTGTTCAACCCCAACCACATTATACTGCACCACCAAGTGGAGTTCCTGTCCAGGGATACATGACAGAACAAACATATGTATCACTTGCACCGAATGCTCCTACAATGGTTCCTACATATCCATCCGTTCAAATGGGAGGACATAATGTATACAATCCTGGTTATCCGCCACCACAAGGAATTACCTTTGCTCCAGGCAATCATCCTGTCTACCCTCCACCACCAGAAGAAATAATGGCTTCTCCTCCGCCATCATATGATTCAGTTGTAAATTCAGAACAAACACAACAGTAA